One genomic region from Spirosoma sp. KCTC 42546 encodes:
- a CDS encoding TSUP family transporter yields the protein MDYNSIITLCGFSFLAGFIDAIIGGGGLIQTPAILFTLPQYPVPTLIGTTKIPSLGGSLMGAFQYSRRVAVVGRFIAPMMAIAFGASWLGAWTLTRVPNSFMKPLALTILIAVFIYTLTQKNFGQVSHRIVTEKQQRLRMWLMGAIIGFYDGFFGPGTGSFLVLGFIALIGFDFLKASAHAKLVNASTNLACTLFFANKGYILYAFAFPMALANLSGAFLGARLAILKGNRFIRIFFLLVIAATILRFAWDLLVK from the coding sequence ATGGACTACAATTCTATTATTACCCTTTGTGGGTTCTCCTTTCTGGCGGGCTTTATCGATGCGATTATTGGGGGAGGTGGGTTAATTCAAACGCCTGCCATCTTATTTACCCTGCCGCAATACCCGGTTCCCACACTCATTGGTACCACTAAAATTCCATCGCTGGGTGGGAGCCTGATGGGGGCGTTTCAATATAGCCGACGGGTTGCTGTGGTTGGACGGTTTATTGCGCCCATGATGGCGATTGCTTTTGGTGCCTCCTGGCTGGGCGCCTGGACACTTACGCGGGTGCCGAACAGCTTTATGAAACCATTGGCACTTACCATCCTGATAGCGGTATTCATCTATACGCTCACGCAAAAAAACTTTGGGCAGGTATCGCATCGGATCGTTACCGAAAAGCAGCAGCGATTACGCATGTGGTTGATGGGAGCCATTATTGGTTTCTATGATGGCTTCTTCGGACCGGGGACAGGTAGCTTTCTGGTCCTGGGTTTCATCGCACTGATTGGCTTCGATTTCCTGAAAGCCAGTGCACATGCTAAACTGGTGAATGCATCTACAAATCTGGCCTGTACATTGTTTTTTGCAAACAAGGGTTATATACTCTATGCCTTTGCCTTCCCAATGGCGTTGGCAAACCTATCGGGGGCGTTTTTGGGCGCTCGTTTGGCTATTTTGAAGGGCAATCGGTTTATTCGGATATTCTTCCTGTTGGTTATTGCAGCTACCATCCTGCGGTTTGCGTGGGATCTGCTGGTTAAATAG